From Pongo pygmaeus isolate AG05252 chromosome 2, NHGRI_mPonPyg2-v2.0_pri, whole genome shotgun sequence, a single genomic window includes:
- the TGM4 gene encoding protein-glutamine gamma-glutamyltransferase 4 isoform X1, which yields MVFMPDEDERKEYILNDTGCHYVGAARSIKYKPWNFGQFEKNVLDCCISLLTESSLKPTDRRDPVLVCRAMCAMMSFEKGQGVLIGNWTGDYEGGTAPYKWTGSAPILQQYYNTKQAVCFGQCWVFAGILTTVLRALGIPARSVTAFDSAHDTERNLTVDTYVNENGEKITNMTHDSVWNFHVWTDAWMKRPDLPKGYDGWQAVDATPQERSQGVFCCGPSPLTAIRKGDIFIVYDTRFVFSEVNGDRLIWLVKMVNGQEELHIISMETTSIGKNISTKAVGQDRRRDITYEYKYSEGSSEERQVMDHAFLLLSSEREHRRPVKENFLHMSVQSDDVLLGNPVNFTVILKRKTAALQNVNISGSFELQLYTGKKVAKLCDLNKTSQIQGQVSEVTLTLDSKTYINSLAILDDEPVIRGFIIAEIVESNEIMASEVFTSFQYPEFSIELPNTGRIGQLLVCNCIFKNTLAIPLTDVKFSLESLGISSLQTSDHGLQSHRFSPWSSRLWAAQPCHLLTTLEKLPYLQAMGSPALKAPVNWSALSALGWAC from the exons ATGGTTTTCATGCCTGACGAGGACGAGCGCAAAGAGTACATCCTCAATGACACGGGCTGCCATTACGTGGGGGCTGCCAGAAGTATCAAATACAAACCCTGGAACTTTGGTCAG TTTGAGAAAAATGTCCTGGACTGCTGCATTTCCCTGCTGACTGAGAGCTCCCTCAAGCCCACAGATAGGAGGGACCCTGTGCTGGTGTGCAGGGCCATGTGTGCTATG ATGAGCTTTGAGAAAGGCCAAGGCGTGCTCATTGGGAATTGGACTGGGGACTACGAAGGTGGCACAGCCCCATACAAGTGGACAGGCAGTGCCCCGATCCTGCAGCAGTACTACAACACGAAGCAGGCTGTGTGCTTTGGCCAGTGCTGGGTATTTGCTGGGATCCTGACTACAG TGCTGAGAGCATTGGGCATCCCAGCACGCAGTGTGACAGCCTTTGATTCAGCTCATGACACAGAAAGGAACCTCACGGTGGACACCTATGTCAATGAGAATGGCGAGAAAATCACCAATATGACCCACGACTCTGTCTG GAATTTCCATGTGTGGACGGATGCCTGGATGAAGCGACCGGATCTGCCCAAGGGCTATGACGGCTGGCAGGCTGTGGACGCAACACCGCAGGAGCGCAGCCAGG GTGTCTTCTGCTGTGGGCCATCGCCACTGACTGCCATCCGCAAAGGCGACATCTTTATTGTCTATGACACCAGATTCGTCTTCTCAGAAGTGAATGGTGACAGGCTCATCTGGCTGGTGAAGATGGTGAATGGGCAGGAGGAGTTACACATAATTTCAATGGAGACCACAAGCATCGGGAAAAACATCAGCACCAAGGCAGTGGGCCAAGACAGGCGGAGAGATATCACCTACGAGTACAAGTATTCAGAAG GCTCCTCTGAGGAGAGGCAGGTCATGGATCATGCCTTCCTCCTTCTCAGTTCTGAGAGGGAGCACAGACGACCTGTAAAAGAGAACTTTCTGCACATGTCGGTACAGTCAGATGATGTGCTGCTGGGAAACCCTGTTAATTTCACTGTGATTCTCAAAAGGAAGACCGCTGCCCTACAGAATGTCAACATCTCGGGCTCCTTTGAACTACAGTTGTACACTGGCAAGAAGGTGGCAAAACTGTGTGACCTCAATAAGACCTCGCAGATCCAAGGTCAAG TATCAGAAGTGACTCTGACCTTGGACTCCAAGACCTACATCAACAGCCTGGCTATATTAGATGATGAACCAGTTATCAGAGGTTTCATCATTGCGGAAATTGTGGAGTCTAACGAAATCATGGCCTCTGAAGTATTCACGTCTTTTCAGTACCCTGAGTTCTCTATAGAG TTGCCTAACACAGGCAGAATTGGCCAGCTACTTGTCTGCAATTGTATCTTCAAGAATACCCTGGCCATCCCTTTGACTGACGTCAAGTTCTCTTTGGAAAGCCTGGGCATCTCCTCACTACAGACCTCTGACCATGG ACTTCAAAGCCACAGATTCTCTCCCTGGAGCAGCAGACTATGGgcagcccagccctgccacctGCTGACGACCCTTGAGAAGCTGCCATATCTTCAGGCCATGGGTTCGCCAGCCCTGAAGGCACCTGTCAACTGGAGTGCTCTCTCAGCACTGGGATGGGCCTGCTAG
- the TGM4 gene encoding protein-glutamine gamma-glutamyltransferase 4 isoform X2 has product MVFMPDEDERKEYILNDTGCHYVGAARSIKYKPWNFGQFEKNVLDCCISLLTESSLKPTDRRDPVLVCRAMCAMMSFEKGQGVLIGNWTGDYEGGTAPYKWTGSAPILQQYYNTKQAVCFGQCWVFAGILTTVLRALGIPARSVTAFDSAHDTERNLTVDTYVNENGEKITNMTHDSVWNFHVWTDAWMKRPDLPKGYDGWQAVDATPQERSQGVFCCGPSPLTAIRKGDIFIVYDTRFVFSEVNGDRLIWLVKMVNGQEELHIISMETTSIGKNISTKAVGQDRRRDITYEYKYSEGSSEERQVMDHAFLLLSSEREHRRPVKENFLHMSVQSDDVLLGNPVNFTVILKRKTAALQNVNISGSFELQLYTGKKVAKLCDLNKTSQIQGQVSEVTLTLDSKTYINSLAILDDEPVIRGFIIAEIVESNEIMASEVFTSFQYPEFSIELPNTGRIGQLLVCNCIFKNTLAIPLTDVKFSLESLGISSLQTSDHGTVQPGETIQSQIKCTPIKTGPKKFIVKLSSKQVKEINAQKIVLITK; this is encoded by the exons ATGGTTTTCATGCCTGACGAGGACGAGCGCAAAGAGTACATCCTCAATGACACGGGCTGCCATTACGTGGGGGCTGCCAGAAGTATCAAATACAAACCCTGGAACTTTGGTCAG TTTGAGAAAAATGTCCTGGACTGCTGCATTTCCCTGCTGACTGAGAGCTCCCTCAAGCCCACAGATAGGAGGGACCCTGTGCTGGTGTGCAGGGCCATGTGTGCTATG ATGAGCTTTGAGAAAGGCCAAGGCGTGCTCATTGGGAATTGGACTGGGGACTACGAAGGTGGCACAGCCCCATACAAGTGGACAGGCAGTGCCCCGATCCTGCAGCAGTACTACAACACGAAGCAGGCTGTGTGCTTTGGCCAGTGCTGGGTATTTGCTGGGATCCTGACTACAG TGCTGAGAGCATTGGGCATCCCAGCACGCAGTGTGACAGCCTTTGATTCAGCTCATGACACAGAAAGGAACCTCACGGTGGACACCTATGTCAATGAGAATGGCGAGAAAATCACCAATATGACCCACGACTCTGTCTG GAATTTCCATGTGTGGACGGATGCCTGGATGAAGCGACCGGATCTGCCCAAGGGCTATGACGGCTGGCAGGCTGTGGACGCAACACCGCAGGAGCGCAGCCAGG GTGTCTTCTGCTGTGGGCCATCGCCACTGACTGCCATCCGCAAAGGCGACATCTTTATTGTCTATGACACCAGATTCGTCTTCTCAGAAGTGAATGGTGACAGGCTCATCTGGCTGGTGAAGATGGTGAATGGGCAGGAGGAGTTACACATAATTTCAATGGAGACCACAAGCATCGGGAAAAACATCAGCACCAAGGCAGTGGGCCAAGACAGGCGGAGAGATATCACCTACGAGTACAAGTATTCAGAAG GCTCCTCTGAGGAGAGGCAGGTCATGGATCATGCCTTCCTCCTTCTCAGTTCTGAGAGGGAGCACAGACGACCTGTAAAAGAGAACTTTCTGCACATGTCGGTACAGTCAGATGATGTGCTGCTGGGAAACCCTGTTAATTTCACTGTGATTCTCAAAAGGAAGACCGCTGCCCTACAGAATGTCAACATCTCGGGCTCCTTTGAACTACAGTTGTACACTGGCAAGAAGGTGGCAAAACTGTGTGACCTCAATAAGACCTCGCAGATCCAAGGTCAAG TATCAGAAGTGACTCTGACCTTGGACTCCAAGACCTACATCAACAGCCTGGCTATATTAGATGATGAACCAGTTATCAGAGGTTTCATCATTGCGGAAATTGTGGAGTCTAACGAAATCATGGCCTCTGAAGTATTCACGTCTTTTCAGTACCCTGAGTTCTCTATAGAG TTGCCTAACACAGGCAGAATTGGCCAGCTACTTGTCTGCAATTGTATCTTCAAGAATACCCTGGCCATCCCTTTGACTGACGTCAAGTTCTCTTTGGAAAGCCTGGGCATCTCCTCACTACAGACCTCTGACCATGG GACGGTGCAGCCTGGTGAGACCATCCAATCCCAAATAAAATGCaccccaataaaaactggacCCAAGAAATTTATCGTCAAGTTAAGTTCCAAACAAGTGAAAGAGATTAATGCTCAGAAGATTGTTCTCATCACCAAGTAG
- the TGM4 gene encoding protein-glutamine gamma-glutamyltransferase 4 isoform X3 has product MSFEKGQGVLIGNWTGDYEGGTAPYKWTGSAPILQQYYNTKQAVCFGQCWVFAGILTTVLRALGIPARSVTAFDSAHDTERNLTVDTYVNENGEKITNMTHDSVWNFHVWTDAWMKRPDLPKGYDGWQAVDATPQERSQGVFCCGPSPLTAIRKGDIFIVYDTRFVFSEVNGDRLIWLVKMVNGQEELHIISMETTSIGKNISTKAVGQDRRRDITYEYKYSEGSSEERQVMDHAFLLLSSEREHRRPVKENFLHMSVQSDDVLLGNPVNFTVILKRKTAALQNVNISGSFELQLYTGKKVAKLCDLNKTSQIQGQVSEVTLTLDSKTYINSLAILDDEPVIRGFIIAEIVESNEIMASEVFTSFQYPEFSIELPNTGRIGQLLVCNCIFKNTLAIPLTDVKFSLESLGISSLQTSDHGTVQPGETIQSQIKCTPIKTGPKKFIVKLSSKQVKEINAQKIVLITK; this is encoded by the exons ATGAGCTTTGAGAAAGGCCAAGGCGTGCTCATTGGGAATTGGACTGGGGACTACGAAGGTGGCACAGCCCCATACAAGTGGACAGGCAGTGCCCCGATCCTGCAGCAGTACTACAACACGAAGCAGGCTGTGTGCTTTGGCCAGTGCTGGGTATTTGCTGGGATCCTGACTACAG TGCTGAGAGCATTGGGCATCCCAGCACGCAGTGTGACAGCCTTTGATTCAGCTCATGACACAGAAAGGAACCTCACGGTGGACACCTATGTCAATGAGAATGGCGAGAAAATCACCAATATGACCCACGACTCTGTCTG GAATTTCCATGTGTGGACGGATGCCTGGATGAAGCGACCGGATCTGCCCAAGGGCTATGACGGCTGGCAGGCTGTGGACGCAACACCGCAGGAGCGCAGCCAGG GTGTCTTCTGCTGTGGGCCATCGCCACTGACTGCCATCCGCAAAGGCGACATCTTTATTGTCTATGACACCAGATTCGTCTTCTCAGAAGTGAATGGTGACAGGCTCATCTGGCTGGTGAAGATGGTGAATGGGCAGGAGGAGTTACACATAATTTCAATGGAGACCACAAGCATCGGGAAAAACATCAGCACCAAGGCAGTGGGCCAAGACAGGCGGAGAGATATCACCTACGAGTACAAGTATTCAGAAG GCTCCTCTGAGGAGAGGCAGGTCATGGATCATGCCTTCCTCCTTCTCAGTTCTGAGAGGGAGCACAGACGACCTGTAAAAGAGAACTTTCTGCACATGTCGGTACAGTCAGATGATGTGCTGCTGGGAAACCCTGTTAATTTCACTGTGATTCTCAAAAGGAAGACCGCTGCCCTACAGAATGTCAACATCTCGGGCTCCTTTGAACTACAGTTGTACACTGGCAAGAAGGTGGCAAAACTGTGTGACCTCAATAAGACCTCGCAGATCCAAGGTCAAG TATCAGAAGTGACTCTGACCTTGGACTCCAAGACCTACATCAACAGCCTGGCTATATTAGATGATGAACCAGTTATCAGAGGTTTCATCATTGCGGAAATTGTGGAGTCTAACGAAATCATGGCCTCTGAAGTATTCACGTCTTTTCAGTACCCTGAGTTCTCTATAGAG TTGCCTAACACAGGCAGAATTGGCCAGCTACTTGTCTGCAATTGTATCTTCAAGAATACCCTGGCCATCCCTTTGACTGACGTCAAGTTCTCTTTGGAAAGCCTGGGCATCTCCTCACTACAGACCTCTGACCATGG GACGGTGCAGCCTGGTGAGACCATCCAATCCCAAATAAAATGCaccccaataaaaactggacCCAAGAAATTTATCGTCAAGTTAAGTTCCAAACAAGTGAAAGAGATTAATGCTCAGAAGATTGTTCTCATCACCAAGTAG